One part of the Paenibacillus silvisoli genome encodes these proteins:
- the sipW gene encoding signal peptidase I SipW, with product MKWLGKIVTYGLILLFLFTLFSIVSTRMSGGSPKIFGYEIMSVLSGSMEPGIQTGSIIAVKPVEPDRQAAYRAGDVITYRSLDDANKLITHRIQNVVQTGNSISYITKGDNNDAADPKPIPPSSIVAEYAGLTIPYVGYFLSWVKTTLGMIMIMIVPGFLLIAASFVSIFRAIMRSDSPASKQADMTGAAPPESIG from the coding sequence ATGAAATGGCTAGGCAAAATCGTGACCTATGGACTCATCCTTCTCTTTCTGTTTACCCTGTTCTCTATCGTTTCTACCCGTATGAGCGGAGGCTCTCCGAAAATTTTCGGCTACGAAATCATGTCCGTCTTATCCGGATCCATGGAGCCCGGTATCCAAACCGGATCCATCATTGCGGTAAAGCCCGTTGAACCCGATCGTCAAGCGGCTTATCGAGCCGGTGACGTCATTACATACCGCTCGCTCGACGACGCCAACAAGCTCATAACGCACCGAATTCAAAACGTAGTACAGACGGGCAACAGCATCTCCTACATCACCAAAGGCGACAACAATGACGCTGCCGACCCCAAGCCTATTCCACCAAGCAGCATCGTGGCGGAATATGCCGGTCTCACGATACCTTATGTAGGCTACTTCCTCTCCTGGGTCAAAACGACGTTAGGCATGATTATGATCATGATCGTTCCGGGCTTCTTGTTAATCGCCGCATCCTTCGTCTCGATCTTCCGGGCGATTATGCGAAGCGACTCCCCCGCTTCCAAGCAAGCGGACATGACAGGCGCGGCGCCGCCTGAATCCATCGGTTGA
- a CDS encoding TasA family protein: MVKGIKSKLVLAMATTALGATLLAGGTYAIFTANAANTNNTFATGSVVINLDLQDDANGGGPKYFAIPNMAPGDSGNKTITITNNGTLQLRYDIATTLTGPLSEGATPLTVTLYKGDQVITPGDNNIVLNPGQSTTLKAVYALPLAANNDYQGDSAEWGITVNAEQTKNN; the protein is encoded by the coding sequence ATGGTTAAAGGGATTAAAAGCAAATTGGTTCTGGCTATGGCCACAACCGCGCTAGGCGCAACACTGCTTGCAGGCGGTACATATGCAATCTTCACGGCTAACGCGGCGAATACGAACAACACGTTCGCGACGGGTTCCGTCGTGATCAACCTGGATTTGCAAGACGACGCTAATGGCGGCGGCCCGAAATATTTTGCGATTCCGAATATGGCGCCAGGCGACAGCGGCAATAAAACGATTACGATCACGAACAACGGCACGCTCCAGCTTCGTTACGATATCGCAACAACGCTGACAGGTCCTCTTTCCGAAGGAGCTACTCCGCTTACGGTTACGCTCTATAAGGGCGATCAAGTCATTACGCCGGGAGATAACAACATCGTCTTGAACCCTGGCCAATCGACAACGCTGAAGGCTGTGTATGCGCTGCCTCTCGCTGCCAACAACGATTACCAAGGCGACTCGGCGGAGTGGGGCATTACGGTCAATGCGGAGCAAACGAAAAACAACTAA
- a CDS encoding inositol monophosphatase family protein, whose product MSEQIIGGKSFTAVAINCAAKAGEWIKTKLGNHTSLSLKYSAQDLVTEVDKGAEAMIRNLVMTHFPHHSFLGEEGVEPGPEASDRALQSVRDAEYLWIVDPLDGTTNFVHSFPFFSVSIALAHKGEVIVGVVYDPIRDELFVGEKGKGAYVRGRRMGVSQEETLRESLIATGFPADQSYALPLNMKGLQALVPQVRNIRSGGSAALHMAYVAAGRLSGFWEIGLNAWDLAAGSLLISESGGQVTDVKGSPYDLGVRHVAATNGRIHDEFLNALQQAESGS is encoded by the coding sequence ATGAGTGAACAAATTATCGGAGGAAAGAGCTTTACCGCGGTCGCGATCAATTGCGCGGCTAAGGCTGGAGAATGGATTAAGACGAAGCTTGGCAATCATACAAGCCTTTCGTTAAAATATTCCGCGCAGGACCTGGTCACGGAAGTGGACAAAGGCGCGGAAGCCATGATACGCAATTTGGTGATGACGCATTTCCCTCATCATTCTTTTTTGGGAGAGGAAGGCGTGGAGCCAGGGCCGGAGGCGTCGGATCGGGCGCTGCAAAGCGTACGGGACGCGGAATATTTGTGGATCGTCGATCCGCTCGACGGAACGACGAATTTCGTGCATAGCTTCCCGTTCTTCTCGGTGTCGATTGCGCTTGCGCATAAAGGCGAAGTGATCGTCGGCGTTGTCTATGACCCGATTCGGGATGAGCTGTTCGTCGGGGAGAAGGGCAAGGGCGCGTACGTACGCGGTCGCCGGATGGGCGTATCGCAGGAAGAAACGCTGCGCGAAAGCTTGATCGCGACCGGCTTCCCGGCCGATCAAAGCTATGCGCTGCCGCTCAACATGAAAGGGCTGCAGGCGCTCGTGCCGCAGGTACGGAATATCCGCTCCGGCGGCTCGGCGGCGCTGCATATGGCTTATGTCGCAGCCGGCCGATTGAGCGGATTCTGGGAAATCGGTTTAAATGCGTGGGATTTGGCCGCGGGCTCGCTGCTCATCTCCGAATCCGGCGGCCAAGTCACGGATGTGAAAGGAAGCCCTTACGATTTGGGCGTGCGCCATGTCGCGGCAACGAACGGCCGCATTCACGACGAGTTTTTGAACGCGCTCCAGCAAGCGGAATCCGGCAGCTAG
- a CDS encoding GntR family transcriptional regulator yields the protein MFIELDVSGDVPLHEQIAHQIVAGIASGSLKPGKTLPSARKLASALRVKSTVVNKAYNTLMEEGFLQERYDGKLGVLIPAQVEMPRVTEGYLERLTKQLRMLAAEGRARGMTEAEFSKACISIYRSDLTRMGDSLE from the coding sequence ATGTTTATTGAGCTGGATGTATCAGGAGATGTACCGCTTCACGAGCAGATCGCGCACCAAATCGTAGCCGGCATCGCTTCCGGATCGCTGAAGCCGGGGAAAACGCTGCCTTCGGCCAGAAAGCTGGCTTCCGCGCTGCGCGTTAAATCGACGGTCGTGAATAAAGCTTATAATACGCTGATGGAAGAAGGATTTTTGCAGGAGCGTTACGACGGCAAGCTGGGCGTGCTCATTCCGGCGCAAGTGGAAATGCCGCGCGTGACGGAAGGGTATTTGGAGCGGCTTACGAAGCAGCTGCGCATGCTGGCTGCGGAAGGCAGGGCGAGAGGGATGACCGAGGCGGAGTTCAGCAAAGCCTGCATTTCCATATACCGCAGCGATTTGACGAGGATGGGAGATTCGCTAGAATGA